A genomic stretch from Physeter macrocephalus isolate SW-GA chromosome 12, ASM283717v5, whole genome shotgun sequence includes:
- the LOC102988232 gene encoding calmodulin-alpha, with product MADQLTEEQIAEFKEAFSLFDKDGDGTITTKELGTVMRSLGQNPTEAELQDMINEVDADGNGTIDFPEFLTMMARKMKDTDSEEEIREAFRVFDKDKKISGPLNL from the exons GCTGACCAACTGACTGAAGAGCAGATTGCAG AATTCAAAGAAGCTTTTTCACTATTTGACAAGGATGGTGATGGAACTATAACAACAAAGGAGTTGGGAACTGTAATGAGGTCTCTTGGGCAGAATCCCACAGAAGCAGAGTTACAGGACATGATTAATGAGGTGGATGCTGATG GTAATGGCACAATTGACTTCCCGGAATTTCTGACAATGatggcaagaaaaatgaaagacacagACAGTGAAGAAGAAATTAGAGAAGCATTCCGTGTGTTTGATAAG GATAAAAAGATATCAGGACCTCTTAATCTGTGA
- the LOC129392645 gene encoding neo-calmodulin-like — protein sequence MIYQHTLISSTEFKEAFSLFDKDGDGTITTKELGTVMRSLGQNPTEAELQDMINEVDADGNGTIDFPEFLTMMARKMKDTDSEEEIREAFRVFDKDGNGYISAAELRHVMTNLGEKLTDEEVDEMIREADIDGDGQVNYEEFVQMMTAK from the exons ATGATTTACCAACATACTTTAATATCAAGCACAGAATTCAAAGAAGCTTTTTCACTATTTGACAAGGATGGTGATGGAACTATAACAACAAAGGAGTTGGGAACTGTAATGAGGTCTCTTGGGCAGAATCCCACAGAAGCAGAGTTACAGGACATGATTAATGAGGTGGATGCTGATG GTAATGGCACAATTGACTTCCCGGAATTTCTGACAATGatggcaagaaaaatgaaagacacagACAGTGAAGAAGAAATTAGAGAAGCATTCCGTGTGTTTGATAAG GATGGTAATGGCTATATTAGTGCAGCAGAGCTCCGCCATGTGATGACAAACCTTGGAGAGAAGTTAACAGATGAAGAGGTTGATGAAATGATCAGGGAAGCAGACATTGATGGTGATGGTCAAGTAAACTATGAAG AGTTTGTACAAATGATGACAGCAAAGTGA